The Vallitalea okinawensis genome includes a window with the following:
- a CDS encoding amidohydrolase family protein: MTPPQRIMKEGTNIMYALINVRMYDFDHYREDAYILFDDKIQTIGDMCDFKDDDYDIIDGTHQLVMPSLVVAHTHIYSTFARGLSLQFHPTNFQELLDQLWWKLDAQLELEEIYYSGLVSGVDYIKNGVTTLIDHHASGLAIKGSLNALKKAVCDDIGMRGIFCFETSDRFDTDECIKENIDFNQAHKAKNCIGLFGLHASMSLSDKTLEKVRETSGEIPIHIHVAESEMDQEDCLAHYGERVVERLHRHQLLKENSILSHCIHINEEEAELITKSGAYVALNVTSNMNNGVGLPDYLLLNKKGIKCLIGNDGIASSITTEWLNLYYSMHLRYQSPTAFGFEPLIQIIQNNYKYVNQAMGIQIGKLKEGYDADLLMIPYIPPTPMDGNNAFGHLFFGLANSFKPKHVWCMGKQLLKDYQVDEDLEERYKEASEVAINLWEKVNNSDE; encoded by the coding sequence ATGACGCCACCACAACGGATTATGAAGGAAGGAACTAACATTATGTATGCACTGATTAATGTAAGAATGTACGATTTTGATCATTATAGAGAAGATGCTTATATTCTATTTGATGACAAGATCCAGACCATTGGAGATATGTGTGATTTTAAAGATGATGATTATGACATTATAGATGGTACTCATCAGCTTGTTATGCCAAGTCTTGTTGTAGCACATACCCATATCTATTCAACATTTGCTAGGGGACTAAGTCTCCAGTTTCATCCAACTAATTTCCAAGAACTCTTAGATCAGCTGTGGTGGAAATTAGATGCTCAGTTGGAGTTAGAGGAGATTTATTATAGTGGGCTTGTTAGCGGAGTTGACTATATCAAAAATGGTGTAACTACATTGATAGACCACCATGCTAGTGGATTAGCCATCAAGGGCTCACTTAATGCACTTAAAAAGGCTGTCTGTGATGATATAGGAATGAGAGGAATATTCTGTTTTGAAACAAGTGACCGTTTTGATACAGATGAGTGTATTAAAGAGAATATTGATTTTAATCAAGCACATAAGGCTAAAAATTGCATTGGATTATTTGGGTTGCATGCTTCCATGTCCTTATCTGATAAGACATTAGAAAAAGTTAGAGAAACTTCAGGTGAAATTCCTATACATATACACGTGGCAGAAAGCGAAATGGATCAAGAAGATTGCCTTGCACATTATGGAGAGCGTGTTGTTGAAAGGCTTCATCGTCATCAATTATTGAAGGAAAACTCTATACTTTCACATTGTATTCATATTAATGAAGAAGAAGCGGAATTAATCACTAAGAGTGGTGCTTACGTAGCTCTTAATGTAACTTCTAATATGAATAATGGGGTTGGATTACCTGATTATTTATTACTCAATAAAAAGGGAATTAAGTGTTTGATCGGCAATGATGGTATTGCCAGTAGCATAACGACAGAATGGCTGAATCTTTATTACAGTATGCATCTAAGATATCAATCACCTACTGCATTTGGTTTTGAGCCACTTATACAAATCATTCAAAATAATTATAAGTATGTGAACCAAGCAATGGGGATTCAGATAGGTAAATTAAAAGAAGGGTACGATGCTGATTTATTGATGATTCCATATATTCCTCCTACGCCTATGGATGGTAATAATGCTTTTGGGCATCTATTTTTTGGGTTAGCTAACAGCTTTAAACCCAAACATGTATGGTGTATGGGGAAACAACTTCTAAAGGATTATCAAGTTGATGAAGATTTAGAGGAGAGGTATAAGGAAGCTAGTGAGGTAGCAATAAATTTGTGGGAGAAAGTAAACAATAGTGATGAATAA
- a CDS encoding dihydroorotase → MYDLGILNGKLYIEGHYIQKNLYIKDGKIQRISKEILESRESYDADGKKVFPGFIDPHVHFELGGGNFTSCDDFYSGSVSAAYGGITTFIDFLDPISKAGELKEAFHSRQQLAEKSIIDYAFHVTLKNPVNQVVAIVEAMKKMHLPTVKIFTTYSDSDRRTYDSEIRELLRLTQTHDFLVLAHIESDDLINLNAAYGVADLLTSRSTDAELKEALKLAGFTKELEGRLYMVHLSSGKTLKALLENYPDILNQNLYLESCPHYFTQTSDRFKENQGYLFTMAPPLRTVEEVNLLKDNFNYINTIGTDHCPFLKAEKKQEKLIGTPMGIGGVEHSFNIMYSLFGEKVVDKMTIEPAKIFGLYPKKGTLQRGADADIVIYDPTKKHVINEDHSSCDYSIYQGYEVCGDIESTISRGCFVVKDKELIGGRGQYVRDEV, encoded by the coding sequence ATGTATGATTTAGGAATTCTAAATGGTAAGCTTTATATTGAGGGGCATTATATCCAAAAAAATTTATATATTAAAGATGGTAAAATACAGAGAATCTCTAAGGAAATACTTGAAAGTAGAGAAAGTTATGATGCAGATGGTAAAAAAGTATTCCCAGGTTTTATTGATCCACATGTACATTTTGAATTAGGTGGAGGTAACTTTACATCTTGTGATGATTTTTACTCTGGTTCAGTAAGTGCTGCCTATGGTGGTATTACAACTTTTATTGATTTTTTAGACCCTATATCAAAAGCTGGGGAGCTGAAGGAGGCATTTCATAGTCGTCAACAATTGGCTGAAAAAAGCATTATTGATTATGCCTTTCATGTAACATTAAAGAACCCTGTCAATCAGGTGGTAGCCATTGTTGAAGCAATGAAAAAAATGCATTTACCCACAGTCAAAATATTTACCACTTATTCAGATTCAGATAGAAGAACTTACGATAGTGAAATTAGAGAATTACTTCGTTTAACACAAACACATGATTTCTTAGTATTAGCTCATATTGAGAGTGATGATCTAATCAATTTAAATGCTGCTTATGGAGTAGCAGATTTATTAACTAGTCGTTCTACAGATGCAGAATTGAAAGAGGCTCTTAAGTTAGCAGGTTTCACTAAAGAGTTAGAGGGAAGATTATACATGGTGCATTTGAGCAGTGGTAAGACTCTAAAAGCATTACTTGAGAACTATCCAGACATTCTGAATCAAAATTTATATTTAGAGAGTTGCCCCCATTATTTCACCCAAACATCGGATAGATTTAAGGAAAATCAAGGTTATTTATTTACAATGGCACCACCTCTTCGAACTGTTGAAGAAGTTAATTTATTAAAAGATAATTTTAATTATATTAATACAATAGGTACTGATCACTGTCCTTTTTTGAAGGCTGAAAAGAAACAAGAAAAGCTTATAGGTACACCCATGGGGATTGGTGGCGTTGAACATTCCTTTAACATTATGTATAGCCTTTTTGGAGAAAAAGTTGTTGATAAGATGACTATAGAGCCTGCAAAAATATTCGGGTTATATCCAAAGAAAGGTACATTACAAAGGGGAGCAGATGCAGATATAGTGATTTATGATCCAACCAAAAAACATGTTATCAATGAAGATCACTCATCATGTGATTATTCCATTTACCAAGGTTATGAAGTATGTGGAGACATAGAATCAACCATTAGTCGTGGCTGTTTCGTAGTGAAAGACAAAGAGTTAATTGGTGGTCGTGGTCAGTATGTAAGAGATGAGGTATGA
- a CDS encoding FAD binding domain-containing protein produces the protein MVAGTIPRTYKEALDLLNNGDLTIMAGGTDLMVKRRNWSGCLPYFSKDVLIISGLDELNFIRREKGYTHIGANVTLENLKTSQYVPKLVKEAAALMASPAIRHIGTIGGNLGNASPAGDSLPPLYLLDAEVVLESSRNERCIAIEELITAPGRTSLKNNEIIREIIIKEPDFSFSFYKKVGGRKADAISKVSFSGVATVRNYVIEDFRVAFGAVGPKVVRERSIENQLIGCSLQELKEKKEWIKKQYESSITPIDDQRSTAEYRKTCSMNLLDYFIQEIR, from the coding sequence TTGGTAGCAGGGACTATTCCAAGAACATATAAAGAAGCTTTGGATTTATTGAACAATGGGGATTTGACCATCATGGCAGGAGGAACAGATCTGATGGTTAAAAGAAGAAATTGGAGTGGCTGTTTACCTTACTTTTCAAAAGATGTGCTCATCATATCTGGACTGGATGAACTCAATTTTATCAGAAGAGAGAAGGGATATACACACATTGGTGCTAATGTTACCTTGGAAAACTTGAAGACTTCCCAGTACGTACCGAAGCTTGTTAAAGAAGCGGCAGCATTAATGGCTTCACCTGCAATCAGGCATATAGGAACTATTGGTGGGAATCTGGGAAACGCTTCACCAGCTGGAGATTCTTTACCACCACTTTATCTATTAGATGCTGAAGTTGTATTAGAAAGTAGTCGTAACGAAAGATGTATAGCTATAGAAGAATTGATTACAGCTCCAGGAAGAACCTCATTAAAAAATAATGAAATAATAAGAGAGATCATAATAAAAGAACCGGATTTCAGCTTTAGTTTCTATAAAAAAGTTGGAGGGAGAAAAGCAGATGCTATTTCAAAAGTATCTTTTTCTGGTGTAGCGACAGTTAGAAATTATGTTATAGAAGACTTCAGAGTAGCTTTTGGAGCTGTTGGACCCAAGGTGGTTAGAGAACGCAGCATAGAAAATCAATTAATAGGTTGTTCTTTGCAAGAACTCAAAGAAAAGAAGGAGTGGATTAAAAAACAATATGAATCCAGTATTACCCCTATTGATGATCAAAGGTCTACTGCAGAGTATCGAAAAACTTGTTCAATGAATCTACTGGACTATTTTATTCAAGAAATAAGGTAG
- a CDS encoding xanthine dehydrogenase family protein molybdopterin-binding subunit, with translation MTDISCSINKVDNAEKIAGEAKYINDIFYEEMLYARTLRSTTSKAKIIEIKKPVMPEGYYIIDYTDIPGRNYVKIIFEDMPVFAQERVNYYGEPILLVVGPDKEVINQLINKIEVVYEEEKPAFDLENSVIHYAFEKGKPKEIYLQAKNKIRYTYKTGYQEHVYIEPQGVIGLYEEGKVTILGSIQCPYYVKNAVMQILDQGEDGVRVKQVTTGGAFGGKEEFPSHIACQVAVAVKKIKKPIKLIYDREEDMEFTTKRHPSVIDFEAYIGENNEIDGLKAHVALDGGAYKGLSGVVLQRAMIASSGAYTINNMSVTGDVYQTNTVPTGAFRGFGAPQMIFAIEMFIHHIAKELKIDPLVLRRKYLAKQGDLTSTSGQFRDPIIMDDMLKKAMEISDYNKKIKAYTREGIFKGIGMSWFLHGCGFTGSGEQKHIKALVRLRKEKDRTVSVLVACVDMGQGIKTTMRKIVANILELPIEHVNYDNPDTDLVPDSGPTVASRTTMIVGGLVARAAKELKERWEEEDVVLVEKRYKQPEYIEWDEDRLIGDAYPAYSWGINVVEVEVNPVTYQVSVVGIWSVYDIGKAIDERIVRGQADGGVLQGIGYGMLEVMSHKEGRMQQKNVTDYIIPTASDCAKMETIIMDNPYPLGPYGAKGVGELTLVGGAPAVALAIETAINRKVTKIPATPEYIMELMKNG, from the coding sequence GTGACAGATATCAGTTGTTCTATTAATAAAGTAGACAATGCAGAGAAGATAGCTGGAGAAGCTAAGTACATAAATGACATATTCTATGAAGAAATGTTGTATGCAAGAACTCTAAGATCAACAACATCAAAAGCTAAGATTATTGAAATAAAGAAGCCTGTTATGCCTGAAGGCTACTATATTATTGATTATACGGATATTCCAGGGCGAAATTACGTAAAAATCATCTTTGAAGATATGCCTGTATTTGCACAGGAGAGAGTTAACTATTATGGGGAGCCTATACTCCTAGTAGTTGGTCCTGATAAGGAAGTTATTAATCAATTAATCAATAAGATTGAAGTGGTGTATGAAGAGGAAAAGCCAGCCTTTGATTTGGAGAATAGTGTTATTCATTATGCATTTGAGAAGGGGAAGCCAAAAGAGATTTATCTTCAAGCAAAGAACAAGATCCGTTACACTTACAAAACAGGTTATCAGGAACATGTCTACATTGAACCACAAGGTGTTATCGGGTTATATGAAGAGGGGAAGGTAACCATTCTTGGATCTATACAGTGTCCTTATTACGTAAAGAATGCAGTGATGCAGATATTAGATCAAGGTGAAGACGGTGTTCGCGTGAAACAAGTAACCACCGGAGGTGCATTTGGTGGAAAAGAAGAATTTCCTTCTCATATAGCATGCCAAGTGGCTGTTGCAGTAAAGAAAATAAAGAAACCGATCAAACTGATTTATGACAGAGAAGAAGATATGGAGTTTACAACCAAACGTCATCCTTCTGTCATCGACTTTGAAGCTTATATTGGTGAGAACAATGAGATAGATGGACTCAAAGCCCATGTTGCATTAGATGGAGGCGCTTATAAAGGGTTATCTGGTGTAGTTTTACAACGAGCCATGATAGCATCAAGTGGAGCTTATACCATTAATAATATGTCAGTTACAGGTGATGTATATCAAACCAATACAGTACCAACAGGTGCTTTTAGGGGATTTGGTGCTCCACAGATGATATTTGCAATCGAGATGTTCATCCATCATATTGCAAAGGAACTAAAAATAGATCCTTTGGTCCTTAGAAGAAAATATTTAGCTAAACAAGGTGACTTAACATCAACCAGTGGTCAATTTAGAGATCCAATCATCATGGATGATATGCTTAAGAAAGCCATGGAGATTTCAGATTACAATAAAAAAATCAAGGCTTATACCAGGGAGGGTATCTTTAAAGGCATTGGTATGTCATGGTTCCTACATGGTTGCGGCTTCACTGGTAGTGGTGAACAAAAGCATATCAAAGCACTGGTTCGTTTGAGAAAAGAAAAAGATAGGACAGTTAGTGTTTTGGTAGCATGTGTTGATATGGGTCAAGGAATAAAAACAACAATGAGAAAGATAGTTGCTAATATATTAGAGCTACCTATTGAGCATGTGAATTATGATAATCCTGATACAGACCTAGTACCTGATTCTGGACCTACAGTCGCTTCGAGAACCACTATGATTGTTGGAGGTTTAGTGGCAAGAGCAGCTAAAGAATTAAAGGAACGCTGGGAAGAAGAGGACGTAGTGCTTGTAGAAAAGCGTTATAAACAACCTGAATATATTGAATGGGACGAAGATCGATTAATTGGCGATGCTTATCCAGCTTACTCATGGGGAATTAATGTTGTTGAGGTGGAGGTTAATCCAGTTACCTATCAAGTAAGTGTAGTTGGTATATGGTCTGTCTATGATATTGGTAAAGCCATTGATGAGCGAATTGTTAGAGGTCAAGCCGATGGTGGTGTATTGCAAGGCATTGGCTATGGCATGTTGGAAGTGATGAGCCACAAAGAAGGGCGTATGCAGCAAAAAAATGTTACAGACTATATTATCCCTACAGCAAGTGATTGCGCAAAGATGGAGACGATTATCATGGATAATCCATACCCATTAGGACCCTATGGGGCAAAAGGGGTGGGAGAGTTGACTTTAGTTGGGGGAGCCCCAGCAGTAGCTTTAGCTATAGAGACAGCAATAAATAGAAAAGTCACTAAAATACCAGCAACACCTGAATATATAATGGAGTTGATGAAAAATGGCTGA
- a CDS encoding nucleoside-triphosphatase: MVNIITGSINSGKTSRLLKLYKDIGRGDGFISYKNMKGNIVLGYDVMQLSNGQRQPIVRRKDNLAVDWHECCEIGPYSFSNDAITWVEKTLRQLRKENVSPIYLDEIGPLELNNQCFHKIFKELLGENCELYISVRQDSLSEVIHKYQIKEKRLIYTK, encoded by the coding sequence ATGGTCAACATAATAACCGGTTCAATAAACTCGGGAAAAACAAGTAGACTACTGAAGTTATACAAGGATATAGGTAGAGGAGACGGGTTTATATCCTATAAGAATATGAAAGGGAATATTGTCTTAGGGTATGACGTGATGCAACTATCAAATGGTCAAAGGCAACCTATAGTTCGAAGAAAGGATAATTTAGCAGTTGATTGGCATGAATGTTGTGAAATTGGACCCTATAGTTTCTCAAATGATGCTATAACGTGGGTAGAAAAAACATTACGTCAATTGAGAAAAGAGAATGTATCTCCTATTTATCTAGATGAAATCGGACCACTGGAATTAAATAATCAATGCTTCCATAAGATTTTTAAGGAACTATTAGGAGAAAATTGCGAACTATACATATCCGTGCGCCAAGATTCTTTAAGTGAAGTTATTCATAAATATCAGATTAAGGAGAAAAGATTAATCTACACAAAGTGA
- a CDS encoding XdhC family protein codes for MKNSGGPCMVVTVVEKTGDGPVEVGKKMLVGENGEAFGTVGGGALEYFAREKCKELLKKRQSIFEKYLLNEGKIVEQATTLPMACGGMVSLFYEYIGVKAHIYIFGAGHVGQALTRVLKTMDFHVTVIDSRKKVYEAFVGADRKVHASYAEFIDQEGLREGSYVVVCTPSHKHDYNVINKVLELQLEPRYIGMLCSPVKLKDFLEKTYDNFGKDVDLSNFYSPIGLDTGGGTPEEIAISITAEILAVYHNKTGHKHMKDGV; via the coding sequence ATGAAAAACTCAGGGGGACCTTGCATGGTGGTTACTGTTGTTGAAAAAACAGGTGATGGACCAGTTGAGGTTGGCAAGAAGATGTTGGTTGGAGAAAATGGTGAGGCCTTTGGTACAGTAGGCGGTGGTGCTCTTGAATACTTTGCTAGGGAGAAGTGTAAGGAGTTATTAAAGAAGAGGCAGAGTATATTTGAAAAATACCTTTTAAATGAAGGTAAGATTGTTGAGCAAGCCACCACGTTGCCTATGGCATGTGGTGGAATGGTCTCATTATTTTACGAGTACATAGGTGTCAAAGCCCACATCTATATTTTTGGTGCAGGACATGTAGGGCAGGCATTAACGAGGGTACTAAAGACTATGGATTTTCACGTAACTGTAATAGATAGTCGTAAAAAAGTATATGAAGCTTTTGTAGGTGCTGATAGAAAGGTGCATGCATCTTATGCTGAATTCATCGATCAAGAAGGTCTAAGAGAAGGAAGCTATGTAGTGGTATGTACACCTTCTCATAAGCATGACTATAACGTGATTAATAAAGTACTAGAGCTACAATTAGAGCCGCGGTATATTGGGATGCTATGTTCACCAGTTAAGCTAAAAGATTTCTTGGAAAAAACCTATGATAACTTTGGTAAAGATGTTGATTTATCTAATTTCTATTCACCTATAGGCTTAGATACAGGTGGTGGGACCCCTGAAGAGATAGCAATATCCATTACTGCAGAAATTTTAGCAGTGTATCATAATAAAACGGGACATAAACATATGAAGGATGGTGTCTGA
- a CDS encoding (2Fe-2S)-binding protein, which yields MAEITFILNSKEVTIEENPTARLLDVLREKFGLTGVKEGCGEGECGACAVLINHRIVNSCIAPIGTLNGKEVITIEGFSETKRYKVLKQAYEEQGAVQCGFCTPGMLMASESLLHRNPHPSEEEIKEGLSGNLCRCTGYNMIIKAVQTASERGDGLW from the coding sequence ATGGCTGAGATTACATTCATTTTGAACAGTAAAGAAGTCACAATTGAAGAAAACCCTACAGCCAGATTACTAGATGTCCTAAGAGAAAAGTTTGGGCTAACAGGTGTGAAAGAAGGCTGTGGAGAAGGTGAATGTGGTGCGTGTGCAGTTTTAATCAATCATAGGATCGTCAATTCATGTATCGCACCTATTGGAACCCTGAATGGAAAAGAAGTTATAACAATTGAAGGATTTTCTGAAACGAAAAGGTATAAAGTTCTGAAGCAAGCTTATGAAGAGCAAGGCGCTGTACAGTGTGGTTTTTGCACACCAGGTATGCTCATGGCTTCCGAATCTTTACTTCATAGAAATCCTCATCCATCAGAAGAAGAGATTAAAGAAGGTCTGTCTGGGAACTTATGCCGTTGTACAGGGTACAACATGATTATTAAGGCAGTACAGACTGCTTCAGAAAGAGGGGATGGACTTTGGTAG
- a CDS encoding 4Fe-4S binding protein: MNLETKFDGLVLKNPLMPASGPLVGDLEKLNFMLDQGVGAVVTKTISTTAARVPRPCIYGGKDYVMNCELWSEYSKEKWLEEFLPGFDRNTGTPLIISVGYTKEDMEILIPLLDPFADAFEVSTHYVGKDLSKISETVKTIRKHTEKPVYMKISPHIPEPVLFAEAVRDAGASGLAAINSLGPTMKIDLKKRAIVYGNDSGFAWTSGPAIKNLALATVYTIKKALPDFTVIGVGGVQSADDVIEFLMAGASGVQMLSAAMLKGKNLYSKIIKDLPNALEKYGFESVEEVMECGLQQKTRYAPKLPQVDLDKCTACRLCERICPYFAITYEGRITFNEEKCFGCELCLSKCPVGAIY, translated from the coding sequence GTGAATTTAGAAACAAAATTTGATGGGTTGGTTTTAAAGAACCCTTTAATGCCAGCATCAGGTCCTCTTGTTGGTGATTTGGAGAAGTTGAATTTTATGTTAGATCAAGGGGTTGGAGCTGTTGTTACGAAAACCATTTCTACAACAGCTGCAAGGGTACCAAGGCCTTGTATATATGGTGGAAAAGATTATGTGATGAACTGTGAACTGTGGTCAGAGTATTCCAAAGAAAAGTGGTTAGAAGAATTTCTTCCAGGATTTGATCGTAATACTGGTACACCATTGATTATCAGCGTGGGTTATACAAAAGAGGATATGGAAATCTTGATTCCTCTATTGGATCCCTTTGCTGATGCCTTTGAAGTATCAACACATTATGTAGGTAAAGATTTAAGTAAAATTTCTGAAACAGTGAAGACCATACGTAAGCATACAGAAAAACCGGTGTATATGAAAATCAGTCCACATATACCTGAACCTGTTTTATTTGCAGAAGCTGTGAGAGATGCAGGAGCTTCAGGTCTTGCAGCCATAAATTCATTAGGACCTACAATGAAAATAGATTTGAAGAAGCGGGCTATTGTTTACGGAAATGATAGCGGTTTTGCTTGGACATCTGGACCGGCAATTAAGAATCTCGCCTTAGCTACTGTTTATACTATTAAAAAAGCATTGCCTGACTTTACGGTTATTGGTGTCGGTGGTGTGCAAAGTGCTGATGATGTTATTGAATTTTTAATGGCTGGAGCTAGTGGAGTCCAAATGTTATCAGCAGCCATGCTTAAAGGTAAAAATTTATATTCTAAGATCATAAAAGATTTACCGAATGCTTTAGAGAAATACGGGTTTGAGAGTGTAGAAGAAGTGATGGAATGTGGGTTACAACAAAAAACAAGATATGCACCTAAGCTACCTCAAGTGGATCTGGATAAGTGTACCGCTTGTCGATTATGTGAGCGCATATGTCCTTACTTTGCTATTACTTATGAAGGACGGATCACTTTTAATGAAGAGAAGTGCTTTGGGTGTGAGCTATGTCTTTCAAAGTGTCCGGTAGGAGCTATATATTAA
- a CDS encoding cupin domain-containing protein yields the protein MLGEKIRQKRNEINMSMKELALKTGLTPGFISQVERELAEPSITSLRKIADALEVAVFYFFVDEVNDNRVVKKGERQSLKFPGSHLSYQLLSPDLNRQMEMFLASLEPGAITCEEPLSHKGEEVIHVLKGTMWIKIGKDEYTLQEGDTIYYFASIPHKIINTGNEQLEFISTITPPQF from the coding sequence ATGTTAGGTGAAAAAATAAGACAAAAAAGAAATGAAATCAATATGAGTATGAAAGAACTGGCACTGAAGACAGGACTAACACCAGGATTCATAAGTCAAGTAGAAAGAGAATTGGCTGAACCCTCAATTACTTCATTAAGAAAAATAGCTGATGCCTTAGAAGTTGCAGTTTTCTATTTTTTTGTGGATGAAGTTAACGATAATCGGGTTGTTAAAAAAGGAGAACGTCAAAGTTTAAAGTTTCCTGGTTCACACTTAAGTTATCAACTGCTATCACCAGATCTAAATAGGCAGATGGAAATGTTCTTAGCTTCTCTTGAACCAGGAGCTATTACATGCGAGGAGCCCCTTTCACATAAAGGTGAAGAGGTTATACACGTGTTAAAGGGGACCATGTGGATAAAAATTGGTAAAGATGAATATACTCTTCAAGAAGGTGATACGATTTACTATTTTGCAAGTATCCCACATAAAATTATCAACACGGGGAATGAGCAATTAGAGTTTATTTCAACAATCACACCACCACAGTTCTAG